The Silene latifolia isolate original U9 population chromosome Y, ASM4854445v1, whole genome shotgun sequence sequence cgtaaattttacttccaaaatcgtccgtcaattttcaagtaatttaattaactcgtaacattatacgattaattaaataatcaattaagagtaatgccctataggtatgacctagggggtcaactgatcaccaccgtcacacgacagtaatgtcaaactctagtcagccaatcattaccgatatatgttgaccagttgacagtaacaatattacttcccaattgtattcattttaatgagacttaaacatgtgatcatcatgatcaacagtcgtgatcgcattattgtcggaggacacatattccaacaatcaccgtgtctcagccctctttctcctttaaAGAATCCAAACACATTGCCATTAAGATTGAGGGAATAACTAGCTGTTGTGACACATTGCATTATCCACCCTTTAAATTGCTCAGGAAAATTAAGGGCACTCAGCATTTGATCCAAGAATTCCCATTCAACAGTGTCATAAGCCTTCTGGAGGTCCATTTTGAACAGACATCTAGGTGAAACTGCCTTCCTTTCATAAAGTCTGATGATATCTTGGCAAATAAGTATATTCTCCATGATGCTCCTCCCTTGTATGAATCCACCCTGATTTTGAGCAATCAGATCAGATAGAATTCTAGCTAGTCTATTGCACAGGATCTTGAAAATGCACTTGTAAATGACATTACAACAAGCTATAGGTCTATACTGAAGCACACTAGTGGGTCTAGTGATTTTAGGAATTAGAGTGACAATAATAGCATTAATCTGCTTCAGAATGAGCCCTGAGTTAAAGAAGTTCAAGATTGCATCAGTGACTTCCTCTCCTACTATGTCCCAGCTATCCTTGAAGAACTTGCTTGAATATCCATCAGGGCCAGGAGCCTTGTCATCAGGAATATGGAAAACTACCTCTTTTACCTCATCTTTGGTGACAGGGGAAAGAAGAATACTTTTATGAGCATCAGTACATATATTCCCCTGCTTCACTATGAACTTATTAACCTTAGTAGTAGAGGTTTTTGATCCCAGCAGCATAGTATAATAGTTCAAAAAAGCATTTTGAATCCCTTCCTGATCACTATGAGTTTTATCCCTATGATCAGTAATTTGACAAATAAAGTTCTTGTTTCTTCAAGCTTTAAGAACTCCATGAAAATAAGCTGAGTTAGAATCTCCTTCCTTCAACCAATGAGCTTTGGCTTTCTGCTTAAGATAGTCCATTTTAGCAGTATACAGAGAGATATAATGCTGATGTGCATCATATTCCTGCTGCATTAGACTCAAATCTCCAGGTTTGGTCAGAAGCTCCTCCTGAATCTGCTTTAACCTAAGCTGTGCAATATCAGCTGTTTTCTCAATATCAGAGAAATGATTTTTATTGATCTTCTTAAGCTCAGGTTTCAGCATCTTCAGTTTTTTAACTACTCTATACATCTTGTTTCCATATACCCACTGCCTCCACACATTAGATACACTTTCCTTAAAGCCCTCAGCAGCACtccacatattgaagtacttGAATGGTTTGTGTTGATTTCCTCCCATGCTACCTTTACTCACTAGACAAGGGTTATGATCAAATAACCCCTCAGGTAAGAAATTAGCCAAATATTCAGGGAATTGGTCCAACCATTCTTGATTAACCATCAGTCTATCTAACCTACTATAGACCCGAGTTTCTGGTGGCTGCTTATTATTCCACGTGTAAAAAGCACCAGTAGCTTGCATATCCATCACTCCACACTCATGAATACAGTCATAAAAAGGTTCTATCTCAGCCTCAGTCACATTTCCTCCTAGCCTTTCAAAGACACTGCAAAACACAATTAAAATCCCCCAATAGCCCATGGAGCAATAATATTCCTTGCAATGTGCTTGAGGTTCAACCATAAAGACTCTCTTTCTCCCACTCCATTAAAAGCATAGATGATTGTATAGTAGAATTGCATAAGAGTGAGCTTATTTGTCACCTGAACATGGATAAATTGGGCATCATATTTGATGAAATTAACATCAAACACATGAGGTTTCCATATCACCCAAACTCTACCTCCATGGTGATAAGCATTATTGGTAGAAACACTCCAATCTGAGAAAATTTTATTGACAATACTATGAAGATTACTAGCTTTAACTTTGGTTTCCAATAAACCAAACAAGCCAATATTATTTGAATGTAGAAAATTATTTACAAAACGTTGCTTCACTTCTTTATTCATCCCCCTCGCGTTCCAAAAACCAAAATTCATTGATTAATGCTTGGGGGATCATTACCAGTCACACCAATTCCCTTCTTAGGGCTGCAagttcccttcaattcttccatgaGATGAGGAGAGGCTGAAATATTCCTGCTGTCATCACTCCCCTGCCTAGGCTGTCTTATAGGGGAGATAGTCCCACAAGAAGTATTGGTGATCCTAGTTATAGGGGTAGTTACATTCTCATCCTCATCAGCTGTTTTTTTTGCAACAGGGGATTCAGAACTATTTGCAATTAGTGGAGCAATTTGTACAGCAGGCTTTGTAATTGGCCGCCACACTTTTTGTGCCACAGGAGCCTTAGCAGCAGGTATATTAGCTTTAGTTACTGCCTTATTCCTTCTGCACTGATCTTTTTCATGCCCCAACTGCTTGCATTTAGTACACAAACTAGGCTTCCACTCATAAACAATGTCAACAGAGACAACTTGTTTATTTTCATCTAAGAATTTAATGGACTTTGGGAAACTTTGGCCTAATTTTAATTCAACCATGACTCTGGCAAACCCTAATCTGGTTTTCAATTCATTAGCAGAATCACTTTTGATATAGTTACCAACCAGGTTTGCTAATTTAGGAAGACTCTTACCCCAAAACTTCAAGGGTAGTTTCTGCAATCTAATCCAGGCTGGAACAGATTTAATCCCGTCCTTGGTAAGTTCAATCTCTGGCTGCCAGGGTTTGAGTATTAAAGGTTTATCGTCAAATAGGAAATATCCACTCCCAAGCTTCATTTCTTCAGTTTGAAAACGTGCAAGGAAAA is a genomic window containing:
- the LOC141631823 gene encoding uncharacterized protein LOC141631823; translated protein: MAIIIAVSVLLDALSGVACRSEEASISEVPKLVKSICLMIDENGVPGSNLGLEPEAWFSNFFFRLDSDSFSLVISASAWAAFSCTVSNSLILAKAATNCCSGILDEEPELLQLTEEDVQSELDYWQQAVVGFVVGANPPWQVLEGFLKRIWNKYVIDKISFLPNGVFLARFQTEEMKLGSGYFLFDDKPLILKPWQPEIELTKDGIKSVPAWIRLQKLPLKFWGKSLPKLANLVGNYIKSDSANELKTRLGFARVMVELKLGQSFPKSIKFLDENKQVVSVDIVYEWKPSLCTKCKQLGHEKDQCRRNKAVTKANIPAAKAPVAQKVWRPITKPAVQIAPLIANSSESPVAKKTADEDENVTTPITRITNTSCGTISPIRQPRQGSDDSRNISASPHLMEELKGTCSPKKGIGVTDWSVSTNNAYHHGGRVWVIWKPHVFDVNFIKYDAQFIHVQVTNKLTLMQFYYTIIYAFNGVGERDVFERLGGNVTEAEIEPFYDCIHECGVMDMQATGAFYTWNNKQPPETRVYSRLDRLMVNQEWLDQFPEYLANFLPEGLFDHNPCLVSKGSMGGNQHKPFKYFNMWSAAEGFKESVSNVWRQWVYGNKMYRVVKKLKMLKPELKKINKNHFSDIEKTADIAQLRLKQIQEELLTKPGDLSLMQQEYDAHQHYISLYTAKMDYLKQKAKAHWLKEGDSNSAYFHGVLKA